TGGTTGCAACAACGCGAACCTGCTCGGGAGAAAAACCGCGCAGACGTTCCCCGAATTTGGCGAGACAGTCGAGTGCGCGCGTCTGCGATTCTTCGCTGAGCATTTTCTGTTCGTCCAAGCCGGCAGCAAAGCGGACCATTTGTTTAAACGAATCAATGACTTTAAGCTGTCCGTTGTTGTTGGCGTAGATTTGCAGGCGGAAGCTGTTGGAGCCTAAATCGACGGAAGCGAGCAAGGGGGCTTGGGGTACTGTCATAACAAAATACCGGTGATTCAGATGGAAATAAATTGTAATGTTACCTTGTGTGCCACAGACTGTCATCAGTTTTCAGGTTGCGGAAAGTCCGTATTGGGAAACCTGCTTGTTTGAGGTACGGGTGTTTGCAGAGCGCTTAGCGGAAACGGAAAACGGTACGAAAACCGCTGCTGCTGTTGATTTGGCTCAAAACGTTTGATGAACTTATCGGAAATAATGTGGTAATTTTCAGACGGCATGAGGATGCCGCCGTTAAGAAATTCGGGTAAAAAATCGCACTTTACGGATATTTCGCTTATAATGCTGCGATATAAAATTTAAATATTCAATTAAAATAACCACTTGCGATACTGTCGCCTAAGCGGATAAGATTTAGGAGCAACTTTTGAAATTCCATGCCCGACTCAATAAATCCCTGATTCTGCCAACCGTATTGCTCGGAGCTGCCGTGCCTGCCCATGCTGATGAAATGGGTTCTTTACTGGAAAGCCGCGGTCTGATGAAAGCGGCTGCACAGTATGATGACGATGAATTGGCCAATTTGGTTAAAACCAAAACCGTCCGTCCGGTGGCTCGTCCTGTTGCCGTAAAAACGCCGCAGCAGATGGCTTCGATGGACGATTTTGTGCAACAACAGATTTTGCGTTTGCCGCAGCCTGTTATTGCCAAGCCTTCCAATCACGCCGAAGTGGTGGGTAATTTTATGGTTCCTGTTTCCGGGGCACGCAAAAGCTCGGATTACGGCTACCGCAATCACCCTGTGTTGAAAAAAGTCCGTTTGCATACCGGCATCGATTATGCCGCGCCGAGCGGTACGCCGATTTATGCGGCTGAAAGCGGCGTGGTGGAAACGGCCGGCTGGAAGGGCGCATATGGTAAAACCGTTGTCATCAAGCACAACGAACGTTTCTCTACTTTATACGGACACGCCAGCAAATATGTGGTTAAAGCCGGTCAAAAAGTACAGCGCGGACAGCTTATCGCTTACGTAGGCAGTACCGGCCGCAGTACCGGTCCGCATCTGCATTTTGAAGTGTTGGACGGCTCGAAACGGGTTAACCCGAATAAATAC
The nucleotide sequence above comes from Neisseria animalis. Encoded proteins:
- a CDS encoding M23 family metallopeptidase, with protein sequence MKFHARLNKSLILPTVLLGAAVPAHADEMGSLLESRGLMKAAAQYDDDELANLVKTKTVRPVARPVAVKTPQQMASMDDFVQQQILRLPQPVIAKPSNHAEVVGNFMVPVSGARKSSDYGYRNHPVLKKVRLHTGIDYAAPSGTPIYAAESGVVETAGWKGAYGKTVVIKHNERFSTLYGHASKYVVKAGQKVQRGQLIAYVGSTGRSTGPHLHFEVLDGSKRVNPNKYLSQVF